The Populus alba chromosome 6, ASM523922v2, whole genome shotgun sequence genome contains a region encoding:
- the LOC118030659 gene encoding profilin-6, whose translation MSWQQYVDEHLMCDIDGNTLTSAAIIGHDGSVWAQSASFPQFTAEEVAAIMKDFDEPGSLAPTGLFLGGTKYMVIQGEAGAVIRGKKGSGGVTIKKTNQALVIGVYDEPLAPGQCNMIVERLGDYLFDQGL comes from the exons ATGTCGTGGCAGCAGTACGTTGATGAGCACTTGATGTGCGATATTGACGGTAATACCCTCACTTCCGCTGCTATCATCGGCCATGACGGTAGCGTCTGGGCTCAAAGCGCTTCCTTCCCTCAG TTTACCGCAGAAGAAGTGGCTGCGATTatgaaagattttgatgaacCTGGATCTCTTGCTCCAACGGGGTTGTTCCTTGGTGGCACTAAGTACATGGTGATCCAGGGTGAAGCTGGAGCTGTTATTCGAGGAAAGAAG GGTTCCGGCGGTGTCACCATCAAGAAGACCAATCAGGCACTTGTCATTGGTGTGTATGACGAGCCTCTAGCTCCCGGTCAATGCAACATGATTGTGGAGAGGCTTGGTGATTATCTATTTGACCAGGGTCTTTAG
- the LOC118030661 gene encoding nuclear poly(A) polymerase 4 isoform X1 produces MAGSQSPNGTAAKRYGIMKPISVAGPTEPDLHRNAELEKFLVDSGLYESKEEAMKREEVLGRIDQIVKDWVKRLTRQRGYTDQMVEEANAVIFTFGSYRLGVHGPGTDIDTLCVGPSYVNREGDFFIVLHDKLAEMEEVTELQPIPDAHVPVMKFKFQGISIDLLYASISLLVVPEDLDISNGSVLYEVDEQTVRSLNGCRVADQILKLVPNVEHFRATLRCLKFWAKRRGVYSNVTGFLGGVNWALLVARVCQLYPNAIPSMLVSRFFRVYTQWRWPNPVMLCSIEEDALGFPVWDPRKNPRDRFHHMPIITPAYPCMNSSYNVSTSTLRVMTEQFQSGNRICGVRAQVAIYFPLLSYIILLILCCFVTLFSLQEIELNKAQWSALFEPYLFFEAYKNYLQVDIVAVDAVDLLAWKGWVESRLRQLTLKIERDTDGMLQCHPYPNEYIDPSKQCAHCAFFMGLQRKEGVTGQEGQQFDIRGTVDEFRQDINMYLPWKPGMDIYVSHVRRRQLPGFIFPDGYKRFRPSRHMNQQTNRTSEDVARSQSGSAERHVKRKNDCEMADLKPVKPEKRASTSPQRLQSVSPSSSAGRSGVTSLASSCEGVIVGCSTIRDIVSNCEDVASNSEVRSTSGKLESEKGDLGDARQLGVTVYQESPLNQQTSMDVHDSPIVRNELEPADHMNGSEPMGLMFDPITKQELVGSHEVPNFETGEKHKEVGVNEKIEDLGSNFLENGSSRKLTNWVGGASRGMEVDRELVKPCSQTAVVEFAESVVSSHSGSQNLNYEGNVCAVDADSLLESGCLNVSGAEYYCRTACQKN; encoded by the exons ATGGCGGGTTCTCAGAGTCCAAACGGAACTGCGGCGAAGAGGTACGGAATAATGAAACCAATCTCCGTCGCGGGTCCTACTGAACCTGATCTCCATCGAAATGCCGAATTAGAGAAG TTTTTGGTTGATTCGGGTTTATACGAGAGCAAAGAAGAGGCTATGAAGAGAGAAGAGGTTCTGGGCCGTATCGATCAG ATTGTGAAAGACTGGGTTAAGCGATTGACGCGTCAAAGGGGTTATACTGATCAGATGGTAGAGGAAGCCAATGCTGTTATTTTTACTTTCGGGTCTTATCGTCTTGGG GTTCATGGTCCTGGGACTGACATTGACACCTTGTGTGTTGGACCATCATATGTGAATCGAGAG GGAGACTTCTTTATTGTCTTGCATGATAAGCTGGCTGAGATGGAAGAAGTTACTGAACTTCAGCCAATTCCAGATGCTCATGTCCCGGTTATGAAGTTTAAATTCCAGGGAATATCAATTGACCTTCTTTATGCAAGTATATCCCTTTTGGTTGTTCCAGAA GACCTGGACATCTCCAATGGGTCTGTGCTCTACGAAGTGGATGAGCAAACTGTTCGAAGTCTAAATGGGTGCAGGGTTGCTGATCAAATTCTTAAACTTGTTCCAAATGTTGAG CACTTTCGGGCAACACTCAGATGTCTGAAGTTTTGGGCTAAAAGGCGCGGTGTTTATTCAAAT GTTACTGGTTTCCTCGGTGGAGTGAACTGGGCTCTTCTAGTTGCCCGAGTGTGCCAGCTTTATCCTAATGCTATTCCTAGTATGCTAGTCTCTCGGTTCTTCAGAGTTTATACACAATGGCGTTGGCCGAATCCTGTGATGCTATGCTCAATAGAAGAAGATGCGCTTGGGTTTCCTGTGTGGGATCCTCGCAAAAATCCTCGAGACCGGTTTCATCATATGCCAATAATAACTCCTGCATATCCTTGCATGAATTCTAGCTATAATGTGTCTACAAGTACTCTTCGTGTTATGACAGAGCAATTCCAAAGTGGTAACAGGATATGTGGGGTGAGAGCACAAGTAGCAATCTATTTTCCTCTACTCTCCTACATTATACTATTGATACTTTGTTGCTTTGTCACTTTGTTCTCTTTGCAGGAGATTGAGCTGAACAAGGCACAGTGGAGTGCTCTTTTTGAGCCTTATCTTTTCTTCGAGGCATACAAAAATTACCTGCAAGTTGACATAGTTGCAGTAGATGCTGTTGATTTGCTAGCTTGGAAAGGCTGGGTAGAGTCTCGGCTTAGGCAGCTTACCTTGAAG ATAGAGCGGGACACCGATGGGATGCTGCAGTGCCATCCTTATCCAAATGAGTATATAGATCCATCCAAGCAATGCGCACATTGTGCTTTCTTCATGGGTTTGCAGAGGAAAGAGGGAGTGACTGGCCAGGAGGGCCAGCAATTTGATATACGGGGAACAGTTGATGAGTTTAGGCAAGATATAAACATGTACTTGCCTTGGAAACCAGGGATGGATATATATGTCTCTCATGTTCGTAGAAGACAGCTCCCGGGCTTTATTTTCCCTGATGGGTACAAGCGTTTTCGACCATCACGACATATGAACCAACAGACTAACAGGACTAGTGAAGATGTTGCAAGATCCCAGTCTGGGTCTGCTGAGAGACATGTTAAGCGGAAAAATGATTGTGAAATGGCAGATTTGAAGCCAGTTAAACCAGAGAAACGGGCGTCTACAAGCCCACAAAGACTGCAGTCTGTTTCTCCTTCTAGTAGTGCTGGTAGGTCTGGTGTGACATCTCTGGCTAGTTCCTGTGAAGGGGTTATAGTAGGGTGTTCAACCATCAGGGACATTGTTAGCAACTGCGAGGATGTTGCTAGCAACTCCGAGGTTAGGTCAACTAGTGGGAAGTTAGAGAGTGAAAAAGGTGATTTGGGGGATGCTAGGCAGCTGGGTGTGACTGTCTATCAGGAGTCACCCTTAAATCAGCAGACCTCAATGGATGTACATGATTCACCAATAGTTAGGAATGAGCTAGAACCAGCTGATCATATGAATGGCTCAGAGCCAATGGGATTGATGTTCGATCCAATTACAAAGCAGGAGTTGGTCGGTTCACATGAAGTGCCAAATTTTGAAACTGGGGAAAAACATAAGGAGGTTGGCGTGAATGAAAAAATTGAGGATTTGGGGTCAAATTTCTTGGAGAATGGATCTTCAAGGAAACTGACGAATTGGGTTGGGGGTGCTAGTCGAGGCATGGAGGTTGACCGAGAACTTGTCAAACCATGTAGTCAGACAGCTGTTGTAGAATTTGCTGAAAGTGTTGTAAGTTCACATTCTGGCTCTCAGAACCTCAACTACGAG GGTAATGTGTGTGCTGTGGATGCGGATTCACTTCTGGAAAGTGGATGTTTGAATGTGAGTGGAGCTGAGTATTATTGCAGAACGGCTTGCCAGAAGAATTAG
- the LOC118030661 gene encoding nuclear poly(A) polymerase 4 isoform X2, with amino-acid sequence MAGSQSPNGTAAKRYGIMKPISVAGPTEPDLHRNAELEKFLVDSGLYESKEEAMKREEVLGRIDQIVKDWVKRLTRQRGYTDQMVEEANAVIFTFGSYRLGVHGPGTDIDTLCVGPSYVNREGDFFIVLHDKLAEMEEVTELQPIPDAHVPVMKFKFQGISIDLLYASISLLVVPEDLDISNGSVLYEVDEQTVRSLNGCRVADQILKLVPNVEHFRATLRCLKFWAKRRGVYSNVTGFLGGVNWALLVARVCQLYPNAIPSMLVSRFFRVYTQWRWPNPVMLCSIEEDALGFPVWDPRKNPRDRFHHMPIITPAYPCMNSSYNVSTSTLRVMTEQFQSGNRICGEIELNKAQWSALFEPYLFFEAYKNYLQVDIVAVDAVDLLAWKGWVESRLRQLTLKIERDTDGMLQCHPYPNEYIDPSKQCAHCAFFMGLQRKEGVTGQEGQQFDIRGTVDEFRQDINMYLPWKPGMDIYVSHVRRRQLPGFIFPDGYKRFRPSRHMNQQTNRTSEDVARSQSGSAERHVKRKNDCEMADLKPVKPEKRASTSPQRLQSVSPSSSAGRSGVTSLASSCEGVIVGCSTIRDIVSNCEDVASNSEVRSTSGKLESEKGDLGDARQLGVTVYQESPLNQQTSMDVHDSPIVRNELEPADHMNGSEPMGLMFDPITKQELVGSHEVPNFETGEKHKEVGVNEKIEDLGSNFLENGSSRKLTNWVGGASRGMEVDRELVKPCSQTAVVEFAESVVSSHSGSQNLNYEGNVCAVDADSLLESGCLNVSGAEYYCRTACQKN; translated from the exons ATGGCGGGTTCTCAGAGTCCAAACGGAACTGCGGCGAAGAGGTACGGAATAATGAAACCAATCTCCGTCGCGGGTCCTACTGAACCTGATCTCCATCGAAATGCCGAATTAGAGAAG TTTTTGGTTGATTCGGGTTTATACGAGAGCAAAGAAGAGGCTATGAAGAGAGAAGAGGTTCTGGGCCGTATCGATCAG ATTGTGAAAGACTGGGTTAAGCGATTGACGCGTCAAAGGGGTTATACTGATCAGATGGTAGAGGAAGCCAATGCTGTTATTTTTACTTTCGGGTCTTATCGTCTTGGG GTTCATGGTCCTGGGACTGACATTGACACCTTGTGTGTTGGACCATCATATGTGAATCGAGAG GGAGACTTCTTTATTGTCTTGCATGATAAGCTGGCTGAGATGGAAGAAGTTACTGAACTTCAGCCAATTCCAGATGCTCATGTCCCGGTTATGAAGTTTAAATTCCAGGGAATATCAATTGACCTTCTTTATGCAAGTATATCCCTTTTGGTTGTTCCAGAA GACCTGGACATCTCCAATGGGTCTGTGCTCTACGAAGTGGATGAGCAAACTGTTCGAAGTCTAAATGGGTGCAGGGTTGCTGATCAAATTCTTAAACTTGTTCCAAATGTTGAG CACTTTCGGGCAACACTCAGATGTCTGAAGTTTTGGGCTAAAAGGCGCGGTGTTTATTCAAAT GTTACTGGTTTCCTCGGTGGAGTGAACTGGGCTCTTCTAGTTGCCCGAGTGTGCCAGCTTTATCCTAATGCTATTCCTAGTATGCTAGTCTCTCGGTTCTTCAGAGTTTATACACAATGGCGTTGGCCGAATCCTGTGATGCTATGCTCAATAGAAGAAGATGCGCTTGGGTTTCCTGTGTGGGATCCTCGCAAAAATCCTCGAGACCGGTTTCATCATATGCCAATAATAACTCCTGCATATCCTTGCATGAATTCTAGCTATAATGTGTCTACAAGTACTCTTCGTGTTATGACAGAGCAATTCCAAAGTGGTAACAGGATATGTGGG GAGATTGAGCTGAACAAGGCACAGTGGAGTGCTCTTTTTGAGCCTTATCTTTTCTTCGAGGCATACAAAAATTACCTGCAAGTTGACATAGTTGCAGTAGATGCTGTTGATTTGCTAGCTTGGAAAGGCTGGGTAGAGTCTCGGCTTAGGCAGCTTACCTTGAAG ATAGAGCGGGACACCGATGGGATGCTGCAGTGCCATCCTTATCCAAATGAGTATATAGATCCATCCAAGCAATGCGCACATTGTGCTTTCTTCATGGGTTTGCAGAGGAAAGAGGGAGTGACTGGCCAGGAGGGCCAGCAATTTGATATACGGGGAACAGTTGATGAGTTTAGGCAAGATATAAACATGTACTTGCCTTGGAAACCAGGGATGGATATATATGTCTCTCATGTTCGTAGAAGACAGCTCCCGGGCTTTATTTTCCCTGATGGGTACAAGCGTTTTCGACCATCACGACATATGAACCAACAGACTAACAGGACTAGTGAAGATGTTGCAAGATCCCAGTCTGGGTCTGCTGAGAGACATGTTAAGCGGAAAAATGATTGTGAAATGGCAGATTTGAAGCCAGTTAAACCAGAGAAACGGGCGTCTACAAGCCCACAAAGACTGCAGTCTGTTTCTCCTTCTAGTAGTGCTGGTAGGTCTGGTGTGACATCTCTGGCTAGTTCCTGTGAAGGGGTTATAGTAGGGTGTTCAACCATCAGGGACATTGTTAGCAACTGCGAGGATGTTGCTAGCAACTCCGAGGTTAGGTCAACTAGTGGGAAGTTAGAGAGTGAAAAAGGTGATTTGGGGGATGCTAGGCAGCTGGGTGTGACTGTCTATCAGGAGTCACCCTTAAATCAGCAGACCTCAATGGATGTACATGATTCACCAATAGTTAGGAATGAGCTAGAACCAGCTGATCATATGAATGGCTCAGAGCCAATGGGATTGATGTTCGATCCAATTACAAAGCAGGAGTTGGTCGGTTCACATGAAGTGCCAAATTTTGAAACTGGGGAAAAACATAAGGAGGTTGGCGTGAATGAAAAAATTGAGGATTTGGGGTCAAATTTCTTGGAGAATGGATCTTCAAGGAAACTGACGAATTGGGTTGGGGGTGCTAGTCGAGGCATGGAGGTTGACCGAGAACTTGTCAAACCATGTAGTCAGACAGCTGTTGTAGAATTTGCTGAAAGTGTTGTAAGTTCACATTCTGGCTCTCAGAACCTCAACTACGAG GGTAATGTGTGTGCTGTGGATGCGGATTCACTTCTGGAAAGTGGATGTTTGAATGTGAGTGGAGCTGAGTATTATTGCAGAACGGCTTGCCAGAAGAATTAG
- the LOC118030661 gene encoding nuclear poly(A) polymerase 4 isoform X3, protein MVEEANAVIFTFGSYRLGVHGPGTDIDTLCVGPSYVNREGDFFIVLHDKLAEMEEVTELQPIPDAHVPVMKFKFQGISIDLLYASISLLVVPEDLDISNGSVLYEVDEQTVRSLNGCRVADQILKLVPNVEHFRATLRCLKFWAKRRGVYSNVTGFLGGVNWALLVARVCQLYPNAIPSMLVSRFFRVYTQWRWPNPVMLCSIEEDALGFPVWDPRKNPRDRFHHMPIITPAYPCMNSSYNVSTSTLRVMTEQFQSGNRICGVRAQVAIYFPLLSYIILLILCCFVTLFSLQEIELNKAQWSALFEPYLFFEAYKNYLQVDIVAVDAVDLLAWKGWVESRLRQLTLKIERDTDGMLQCHPYPNEYIDPSKQCAHCAFFMGLQRKEGVTGQEGQQFDIRGTVDEFRQDINMYLPWKPGMDIYVSHVRRRQLPGFIFPDGYKRFRPSRHMNQQTNRTSEDVARSQSGSAERHVKRKNDCEMADLKPVKPEKRASTSPQRLQSVSPSSSAGRSGVTSLASSCEGVIVGCSTIRDIVSNCEDVASNSEVRSTSGKLESEKGDLGDARQLGVTVYQESPLNQQTSMDVHDSPIVRNELEPADHMNGSEPMGLMFDPITKQELVGSHEVPNFETGEKHKEVGVNEKIEDLGSNFLENGSSRKLTNWVGGASRGMEVDRELVKPCSQTAVVEFAESVVSSHSGSQNLNYEGNVCAVDADSLLESGCLNVSGAEYYCRTACQKN, encoded by the exons ATGGTAGAGGAAGCCAATGCTGTTATTTTTACTTTCGGGTCTTATCGTCTTGGG GTTCATGGTCCTGGGACTGACATTGACACCTTGTGTGTTGGACCATCATATGTGAATCGAGAG GGAGACTTCTTTATTGTCTTGCATGATAAGCTGGCTGAGATGGAAGAAGTTACTGAACTTCAGCCAATTCCAGATGCTCATGTCCCGGTTATGAAGTTTAAATTCCAGGGAATATCAATTGACCTTCTTTATGCAAGTATATCCCTTTTGGTTGTTCCAGAA GACCTGGACATCTCCAATGGGTCTGTGCTCTACGAAGTGGATGAGCAAACTGTTCGAAGTCTAAATGGGTGCAGGGTTGCTGATCAAATTCTTAAACTTGTTCCAAATGTTGAG CACTTTCGGGCAACACTCAGATGTCTGAAGTTTTGGGCTAAAAGGCGCGGTGTTTATTCAAAT GTTACTGGTTTCCTCGGTGGAGTGAACTGGGCTCTTCTAGTTGCCCGAGTGTGCCAGCTTTATCCTAATGCTATTCCTAGTATGCTAGTCTCTCGGTTCTTCAGAGTTTATACACAATGGCGTTGGCCGAATCCTGTGATGCTATGCTCAATAGAAGAAGATGCGCTTGGGTTTCCTGTGTGGGATCCTCGCAAAAATCCTCGAGACCGGTTTCATCATATGCCAATAATAACTCCTGCATATCCTTGCATGAATTCTAGCTATAATGTGTCTACAAGTACTCTTCGTGTTATGACAGAGCAATTCCAAAGTGGTAACAGGATATGTGGGGTGAGAGCACAAGTAGCAATCTATTTTCCTCTACTCTCCTACATTATACTATTGATACTTTGTTGCTTTGTCACTTTGTTCTCTTTGCAGGAGATTGAGCTGAACAAGGCACAGTGGAGTGCTCTTTTTGAGCCTTATCTTTTCTTCGAGGCATACAAAAATTACCTGCAAGTTGACATAGTTGCAGTAGATGCTGTTGATTTGCTAGCTTGGAAAGGCTGGGTAGAGTCTCGGCTTAGGCAGCTTACCTTGAAG ATAGAGCGGGACACCGATGGGATGCTGCAGTGCCATCCTTATCCAAATGAGTATATAGATCCATCCAAGCAATGCGCACATTGTGCTTTCTTCATGGGTTTGCAGAGGAAAGAGGGAGTGACTGGCCAGGAGGGCCAGCAATTTGATATACGGGGAACAGTTGATGAGTTTAGGCAAGATATAAACATGTACTTGCCTTGGAAACCAGGGATGGATATATATGTCTCTCATGTTCGTAGAAGACAGCTCCCGGGCTTTATTTTCCCTGATGGGTACAAGCGTTTTCGACCATCACGACATATGAACCAACAGACTAACAGGACTAGTGAAGATGTTGCAAGATCCCAGTCTGGGTCTGCTGAGAGACATGTTAAGCGGAAAAATGATTGTGAAATGGCAGATTTGAAGCCAGTTAAACCAGAGAAACGGGCGTCTACAAGCCCACAAAGACTGCAGTCTGTTTCTCCTTCTAGTAGTGCTGGTAGGTCTGGTGTGACATCTCTGGCTAGTTCCTGTGAAGGGGTTATAGTAGGGTGTTCAACCATCAGGGACATTGTTAGCAACTGCGAGGATGTTGCTAGCAACTCCGAGGTTAGGTCAACTAGTGGGAAGTTAGAGAGTGAAAAAGGTGATTTGGGGGATGCTAGGCAGCTGGGTGTGACTGTCTATCAGGAGTCACCCTTAAATCAGCAGACCTCAATGGATGTACATGATTCACCAATAGTTAGGAATGAGCTAGAACCAGCTGATCATATGAATGGCTCAGAGCCAATGGGATTGATGTTCGATCCAATTACAAAGCAGGAGTTGGTCGGTTCACATGAAGTGCCAAATTTTGAAACTGGGGAAAAACATAAGGAGGTTGGCGTGAATGAAAAAATTGAGGATTTGGGGTCAAATTTCTTGGAGAATGGATCTTCAAGGAAACTGACGAATTGGGTTGGGGGTGCTAGTCGAGGCATGGAGGTTGACCGAGAACTTGTCAAACCATGTAGTCAGACAGCTGTTGTAGAATTTGCTGAAAGTGTTGTAAGTTCACATTCTGGCTCTCAGAACCTCAACTACGAG GGTAATGTGTGTGCTGTGGATGCGGATTCACTTCTGGAAAGTGGATGTTTGAATGTGAGTGGAGCTGAGTATTATTGCAGAACGGCTTGCCAGAAGAATTAG